The Streptomyces sp. NBC_00510 genomic interval GCCGGTGTGGATCCTGACGATCTGCGGCTGGACGCGTACGAGCAGGTGGACCGTGCAGTCGCGCTTGTGCTGAGCGGTTTCGACTCCGAGCGCTCCGAGCTGGTCGAGGGCGCGGTCACTCTCGCCTCGGACATTCTGCGGCGGTGGCGTGCGCCCCGGCCGGAGCTGGTGGCCGGCCTGGTGCGCTGCCTGGAATCCCGTCATTCTCATGCCAGAGGCGACGCGGCGATGGTGCTGGGGCGGCTGGTGTCGGCGGACTCCACGCAGGACATCACGTCGGCCGTTCCCGCCCTGATCGTAGCCGCCGATGATTCCTACGACCGGGTTGCCGGGCCGGCGGCATGGGCTCTTGCCCGTCTCGACCATCCGGCAGTTCTGGACTCGGTGCACCGGTGGCTGGCGTCAAGCAGCAGACTTCCGTTCTTCCAGGTGACGTCGCTCGGGCAGGTCCTGCAGCCGCTGGTCGGATGTGCCCCCGAGTTGCTCCCCGCAATCCGTCGCATGCTCGTCGACTCGGCCGACGAGGAGGGCTTGCGTCCGGTCCTCACGGCCCTGGCCGCTTGGGGCTCCGCCGCGAGCGAGGCGGTGCCAGAACTTGTGTCGACACTCGCCACCCGCAACGTCCGATGGGCCTGCGACGTGCTCGGCAGTATCGGCCCGGCGGCGGCGCCCGCGGCGAACACCCTCGAGGGCTTCGTCCGTGGCGTCACGCAACCACCGCGCCACGACGGCAGCACCCTGTTGCCGAACGGCATACGAAGATGGCACGGCGCACAGAACGCAGCGTGGGCTCATTGGCGGATCACCGGTGAATCAAAGGTCTTCCTGGCTTTCGCGCAGGACGCGGCATCCCAGGGCTTGGGGTATGCCGACCTTGGCCGCTTGGCGGAGTTGGGGCCCATAGCGGCGCGATGCATGACCGCGGTCCGGCCGTTGCTGGCGTCCCCCGGCCCGTGGACCCGTGTCCAGGCCGCCTACGCTTGGTGGCGGATCACCGGCGACACCGACGCCGCTGTCCCGGTACTGCTGGCGGCGCTGGAACCTCTCAGGTCGGGTGATGCCGACGAGCCCTGCCGCGCGGCGGTCCGATACATCGCCCACATCGGTGCCCCCGCCTCCGCCGCTGCACCTGTGCTGGAAGCCACGCTGTTGTCCGACCGGTGCTTCCCAGCCGACGTCTACCCTGCGGCACGTGCGGCGCTGGCGTCCTTCAGCGACGGCCTCCCCCTTCAATAGACCACCAATTCCCGAAAGCCACCGGCCGGACCCGACAGTAGGCCGTCGCGTGGGTCCCGGCAGTTGTCGCCGGCAGCGGTCGCTGAGTTCGTCTGTCTGCTCGCGCCCTGCGGCACCGGGCAGTCCGCTGCTGGTCGGTGATTGCCATGATGGGTGCCAGCAGGTTCTCAGGTGCCTCTGAAGGGGCGACTATGGCGTTCACCACCGAAGCCGATTTCGGAGCCGCCGAACGGGATGAGTGGTCCTATGCGCCGGCTGTCGGCGTCGGCCCGTTCCGGTTCGGGATGACCGTCGGCGAAGTGGTCGAGGCGGCTGAGGTCCTCGGCCAGACGAAGGTCAGCGATTGTGCACGGGACCACGCGGTCTTCTCGCCGACGTGGAAGGTCGAGGTCAACCGTCGGGGGGTGGCTCCGTCTCCACCTGCCGTCACCACTTAAGTGAGCCAAGCTGTGGGGCTGTTCTGCATCGGTGCCGACGCCGTGTACGGTCCCCAGGTCGCCTACGACGGTATCCCGCTGGTCGGGAGAGACCTGTCGGAGCTGGAGCGCGACGCAATCGCGTATGCCGAGGCAATGGACGCGCACGTTCGCTACACGCCGGAGGGCTACGCGGGACCGGATGTTCCCGGGGTCGTCTTGCGCGGTCAACTGGTCGGGCCGGTCCTGCGATCGCGTCCGTTGTTCATGGTGACGCGCGACGGCGCGAATACCGAATGGGATTCGATGCCCTCCGAGGAGTACCGCGTCGGTGGTCAGTCCACGGCCTGACGCGGTGTGACCCATGACGAGGGGCGGAGGGGATATGCGCGAGTACGCCGACCCACCAGTCGAGGCCGCGTTCGGGTCGCCCGTTACGTGACGCTCGTCGGCACCGCGAGGAGCGGGCCGGACCATTCGAAGACGGGCGGCTCCGACCCCTCGATGACGAGTCACCGACGCGGGGAATGAAGAGCGTCCCTGCGGAATTTTCACGAACCCTCATCAGCGGTGCCCCGCTGCGCACCGACATCGGCCGCTTCGGGCCCGGCGGGCGCAGCGTGTACGGCGCCCGCCCCGGGACCGCCGAGCACATCGCAGCCCTGCCCGGCATCACCGTCGTCGACCTCGACTTGCCCGCAGCCCCTGGCCCTCGCCCGCGAGCCGACCCGGGCCACCGCTCATCACCGCGACACGGCCTGGCCCACCCCGGAGCGCCGCGACCTCGCGGTCAGCGCCACGGCCGCCTCGGACCGGTGGAACGGCTGGCGCACGATCCCTTGCACTATTGCTTGCCCCCGGCCCCGGCCCCGGCAATGCCTGCGCCCAATCCGTCGCGCACGGCTGGTGGGGGGCCGTTTCCTGGTACGCCGGGCCCGCAGGGGCACCAGTGTGCGTGCTGTGCCGGGAAGGGGAAGCCGTCCACACCGCGCAGGAGTGGTTCGCCCGAACCGCCGTGCTCATCGAGGACCGCACCCGCAACGGGCGCCGCCGGATGTGGCGAGAAGACGCCGTGGCAGGCCTGCGGCCCCTCCTCGAGGAGTGAACCCACAAGGTTCGCCAAACCGGCCGCGGCTCAGTTGGCCCTGTTCTCGGGGCACTCATGGCCGCATACACGGAACACCGGCCGCATTGGCTCAAAAACGCCTTTCAGGCCCAACAGCACCCCACCCACACTTCGCTCATGTCCACGCCAAAGGCGTGGGCTCTTCGGGGAGGGGTGGACCGTGCGAGCAGCACACCGTGCGAAGTTGGCCGCGCTGACGGCAGGGGTACTGGCCGTGTCGGCAGGTCTGGCCGTGACCACCGCGGGACCGGCCTCAGCAAGCGCCCCCTGCGGCAAGGGGGGGCTGTACAAGGACGGCACCCGTGTGACGATGACGAGTGGCGTCAGCGCCAACATGCGCAGCGGCTCCAGCACGGGCTGCGCCGTCGCGGGATGGGCCGACAACCGTGACGGTCTCGAGTACTGGTGCTACACGAACAGCGAGAACGGGACCTGGACGTATCTGTCCAACATCCACGACAAGACGATCGGGTGGGTGAAGGACACCCTGCTGCCCAACGGCGGCTCGTACAAGTGGTGCGGTTTCTGACCCCCTAAGGGCCCCGGCACGTCCGGTGGAGCAGCCAACAGGTAACGCGTTCGGCAGCCTCATGACCGCCGCCCACTCCCAAGGGCCGGGGGTGGGCGGCGACGCTCTCAGGGTCGCACCCCGTTACCTTTCGCATGGCCCCGAAACGGGGCGCCTGGCCTCGGGGCACCGCTTGACCGCTGATGAGGGACGTCAAAGAGCAGCAGGCGGCCGAGAGGGCACTCTGCCCGCGGGACGCGAAAATGCATCGCATCGGCAGCCCGCGCACCACACTCGGCTGGCCCGACAGCCAGCTGCTGGGCTACCTCCACGATCGCCTCAAGGACCAGGAAGCCGACCCGTCGTTCGCTCCGCCGGCGTACGGCCGGCGAGAAGCCCTCAGCATCCCCCACCCCAGCCCCGCCGAGCCGCAGGCCGCGCAGGCGGAATGGGGCCAGCTCACCGTCATCATCAGGGCTGCCATCGCTGCATGCGAGGAACGCATCGCCAGGGGAGTACCGCGCTGACCATTGCCGCGCCGAGCAGCCTCGGGTCGTCCGCCGAAAGTCCGTGCCATGCACTGACGCATGGCACGGACCGTTCCTTCAGCACGGCGCCGAGGCGGCAGCGGGACTAGGCCGTGTCTGACAAAGATCATCTGGTGGGCTCGCTGAGCCAGAGGATGAGTGCGGCGAGCTGGAGGCCGCCGAATCAATGATCGACTATGGCTAGTCGCCCATGAACCACAGATAGCTGCCCGGCGTTGCCACACAGGCTTCGAGGAGCTTGGCGAGGTCGAGGAGAGCTGCCTTCTGCTGCTCGTCGCCGCAGTCCTTCGCCAGCTCGGCAACGTCTGCGCTGGCAACTTGAGCCTCTTGCTCGTTGAGCAGCGTGTCGCCGTACGGATCTACCCAGCCGAGCTTGCCCGAGCCATGACGATCAAGCCTGCCCAGCGCCCGCGCCAGCGCTTCACCATGGTGGTAAGACCCCCGCAGCAACGTGGCTCGGGAGGACCCTTTTCGGGCGGGCCGCCCCGAGTGAAGCTCAAGCTCGATCCCCATGACCTCTCCGTCAGCCTCGGACACCTCAGCTTTGTAGAGATCAATTTTTGTCAGATACGGCCGGGGTCGGAGCTGTCCATCTGCTGGCTGTAGAGGTGCTTCCTGCCCGTCAGAGCGGTCTGCAGTGGGGCCGCGCACTCGCCCCAGGCGGCTCTGCGTTCTCGATGTCGTCGTGGTCCGCTGGCGAGGCGTATGTGGCGGGCACCACCACTGGTCGGGACTCCGGCCCGCAGTGCGAGCGGGACCGGATTTGTCGTCGCCTGCACCCTGAGCTGCTCCAGGACCTTGTCGCCGTCCAGCGTGGACACTGCGACCACCGACCACCGACCGCCGTGCCTGACCCTGCGTCATGCCTGCGCGGTCTGCACCGGCAGATCCAAGGTAGGGGACCATGACCAGGATCCGGCCCTCCCGGAACAGATCCAGTGCCGCCTGCACAGCGGTGATCTTCTTCCCCGCCCCCCGTTCAGGACGCCAACGCGGCCCGCGCCCCTGCACAGCACGGCAGAGCGTGCAGGCAATCCCACCCACTGCCGGATACGCGCATTCGCCTCCACCTGGTGCTCCCGAAGCGCAAGCCCAGGCATTCTCGGGTTTCTCCTGCCGCGTTTCCTGCAGCCTGCCAGAGAGATCATGCCGCTGCGAGCGAGCAACCAGATCATCCCGCACCACGGCTACGCCCCGGGGTACCGGACTGACAAACCGGCACCACCCCAGAGCGGGGGCAGCCTGATGCCGGACGCCCCTCGTCATGTCCACGTATGCTCAGCCCGGCCTCGAATCATGAGGCAGGGGCAGGGGCAGGGGCAGGGGCAGGGGCAGGGAGAGAGCTCATGTGGGACGGGATCGAACTGTGGCTGCGCAAGGCCGGCGGCCCGCTACTCATGGGCCTGGTCATGGCAGGCTTCGCGCTGGCCCGTGAGCAGTGGTGGCTGCCATGGCGCGTGGCAGTTCTCCTCATGAGCCTCGGGTCACTGGTGGGGTGCGGGGTCGAGACGTGGAAACTGCTCCGCAGCCGGGTCCCTGCCAAGACGGCTCTGGATCGCCTGGAAACAGCCGGGAGCGGGGAAATCCCGTACCTGGGTTCGGATGCGCCCGCGATCCAGGATGCCCTCACCACCCCTCTTCCCCCGGGCCGATAACAGCCTGCCCTACCTGATGGGCGAGATGATGAGCCCGCTCGTCCTCACCGCGGCGGACATGGACGTACACCGTATGCCCCACCGCCGGTTCATGCTCAGCGGTGGAGTTGATGCACATCTGCACCCCCGTCCGCGCATACTCCACATCCAGCCCCAGCTCCGGCACAGCCGGCCAGCTCAGCCCCATCCACGCCAGCTGCCCGCGTGCTCCAGACGCGACAAGAGGAAGGAAGCGCCCCAGGACGTCCTCCCCGACGACCTCCTCCGCACTGAGCTCCCCAGGCAGCAGCCGCGCGACTGCCTCCGGATCCTTGGGCAGCTCACCCGCCAGCAAACGGGAGCCACCCAAAGAGCACAACGCGCCGGGAAAGAGCTCACGGGCTTTCAGAGCATCCGCAACATCCCCCAGTTCGGCGTCCACGAACACATGCCCGTCCCACTCCCCGCAACGCAGCAAAGCCGAAGCCACCGCCAGAGCCCGTCTCGCATCCAAGGTCCGGAAGACCGGATAGGCTACTGACACCCCCACAAAATTTCCCCTCGCTCCAAGACAGAAATAGAAGAGATCCCCCGAGGGGGCATCACCTGTTTTGTCACCGCCTGGAAAAGCTGTTCATGGGGGAGCGTTGTGACCAGTGGTTGTTCACTTTGATCGACTGCTCTGGTTCTGTTCCGAGGCTGGTTCCTTGGCTGGTGGTGCGGTGATGTGATTGTTCACTGCTGCTGTTCAGTTGGGCCTGTCGTGTCGTGGCTTCGGGGATGCTCAGATTGTTTGGCTGGTGTGCAGTTCTAGCGGTTCGTCCCTGTGATGGTCATAGTGCAGCCCCCAGCCGTTATCTGGCACAACGCGACGGTCTTGCTCTTGCCGGTCCTGAGCTGCGGACGAGGTGGTATCTGAACCGTTCCGGGTTCGATAGGGACTCGGTGCCAGGACGGGGTGGAGGGGGATGACGAGCGATACCAGCCCTACCACCAGGGCGGCATCGTGTGGAACCCGCCTCTCGTCCTCACCCCCGAGCAGGAGCGTGCGAAAGAAGAGAAGGAGCGGGAGCACCGGAGGAAGTTCCTGCGGAACAGGGCGGAGTCTCGAGTACGGGGAATGCTCCTTGGTCTGGCGGTGGGGGAGACGCTGGGGGCCGCTGGCAGCAAGCTGCCGGCCGGCGGGCCGTTGCGGGCCGGCGTGAGTACCCAGTTGGCTTGCTTCACTGCGGAGGGCACCATCCGTGCGATGGTCCGCGGCAAGCACAAGGGCATCTGCCATCCGGCGTCGGTGGTCTGGCACGCGTACTGCCGGTGGGCGGCCTTGCAGGGCATCGAGGCCGAGCGGATGCGGCGTCGCTGGGCTCCCTACGACACCGAAACGGCGTGGCCGGACGGCTGGCTGGCGCAGGTATCTGTGCTGGCGGAGCGGAGCGGCGCGGCTCCGCGCCGGCGACGGTGGCGGCGCTGTCGAAGGTCGAGCAGGGCACCGTGGAGCGACCGGCGACGGACAGCCGTGGCTACCATCTTCGGCCACGGGAGGGTCCCGGCCGTCCTTGCTCGAGCACGGCAGCAAAGTCGACCTTGTTCAGGGTGTCCTTTCGAAGCACCCGCGCCGGGCGGCATCGCCTGGTGTGTAGGTCTCGTCGCTGGCGTCGTGGCCACCGAGACGGAGCCCCGTCCGGTCAAAAGGTCAGCTCTCTCGCATGAGGGTGGCGAGGGCGGTGGACCAGTTGACGTGATCGAATTCTGTGCCGGGTGGGACCAGCCGGTATGTCTCTTCGAGCCATTTCTGCAACTGGACCAGGTTCATCTCGAAGAGGCTTGACATGTCGTGTACCTCGAGTCGCAGGAGTACCACCTGGCGGCCACGGACACGTGAGGGCCACAACCGTACATCCCCGATTCCGCTGGGTTCTCCCGTTCCTTGAAGGAGCACGTCACGCGAGATCGTCCAGCGGACGACGGAGTCTTCGGGTGTGTGCAGGGCCAGGGAAACAACGAGGGGATCGGCCTCGTCGTAGCAGAACTCGGCGTCGTGAGGGATGCGGAGTGAAGGGATGAGGATCCTGTCGGCGCGTAGGCGTAGCGGCCGGATGCGGCGTACGGGGCGCTTGCGTGTCGGGAAGTCTGGTTGCTGGTTGGGCACGGACCGGCCTCTTTCGAATGGTGGGAACTCCTCTACTGTGGCCCGGAGGACGCCGGCTGGGCATCGGTAACCCGACCAGGCGCATGGCTTATATGGGGAGCGGGACGGCGCGAGAGCACGGGGGAAATGACAGGGGTGACGCTTGTAGGCGTTGGCCTCTGTGCGCGTGCACGCGTCAGAGCCGGGCTTCGAGGTCTTCCTCGCGGCCGGCTGTGAGTCATGGGTCCGGTGCTCGGTTCTCACCTTTCCTATGAGGTCTGGTGTGTTCGCGTCCTTGGTTGCTGCCCGGTCCGGGCGTTGCGCGGTGTGTGGAGCTCGGCGGCTGTGACGGTGGTGGGAGGGAACGGTTTTACGTCGGTCGTGTTCCCCTGGGGCGGGAGTGGGAGGTGGGAGTGCTTCGCTCACGGCTCGTCGTTCGGTTGCGCGGTGGGGAATTGAGGTGGGCGGCGCGCAGTGAATCGCCGGGTCGGCGACCGGCGTCTGCCGGATCGCAGGTGGCTACCGCTGCGGTGGCTGGAGGGTGAGTTCGTGGCGGAGGATGCGGGCCAGTTCGGCGGGCTGGGAGAGGAACGGGCTGTGGCCGGAGTGCAGGCGGACGGTTCGCTGGGCGCGGGTGGCCATGGCTTCCTGGAGGGGTAGCGGGATGGCGAGGTCCTGCTCGCACAGGATGTAGGTGCTGGGGATGGTGCGCCAGGCGGTCTGGGTGAGGGGTTGGGTGACCGATGCCAGGGATTGGCGGCCGAGTTTGGCGGCTGCTTGTTGTGCCAGGTGTGGTTCGACGTCGTTGTACAACGCGTGCGTAGCCTGGGCCGCTTCGAAGTAGCCGTGGTCGGCGTGGCCCTGGGGTTCCTCGTGGACGTCCCAGAACGGCGGATAGACGCCGCCGACCAGGGACAGGACCGAGTCGCCGGCGTCCTGCATCA includes:
- a CDS encoding alpha/beta hydrolase — protein: MSTLPTLVLVHGAWHGTWCWQPLVEQLPDLDVRTVALPSSGQDPAVLGGLYDDAEAVAKAIAAVGGPTVVVGHSYGGCPVTEAAAAAGNVERVIYLSALMQDAGDSVLSLVGGVYPPFWDVHEEPQGHADHGYFEAAQATHALYNDVEPHLAQQAAAKLGRQSLASVTQPLTQTAWRTIPSTYILCEQDLAIPLPLQEAMATRAQRTVRLHSGHSPFLSQPAELARILRHELTLQPPQR
- a CDS encoding SsgA family sporulation/cell division regulator, with product MPNQQPDFPTRKRPVRRIRPLRLRADRILIPSLRIPHDAEFCYDEADPLVVSLALHTPEDSVVRWTISRDVLLQGTGEPSGIGDVRLWPSRVRGRQVVLLRLEVHDMSSLFEMNLVQLQKWLEETYRLVPPGTEFDHVNWSTALATLMRES